The Aneurinibacillus sp. REN35 nucleotide sequence AGCATCTACCACAACAGCTACAAACTTATGGTTTTTTGCTGCGGAACGAAGCATGGTCGGTCCGCCGATATCAATATTTTCGATCGCTTCAGCAAACGGAACGTTAGGCTTACTAATCGTTGCTTTGAACGGATACAGATTAACGACAACAAGATCAATGGGTGTGATATTATGCTCAGCAATTTGCTGCTGATGCTTTGCATCGTCTCGAACGGCCAGAAGACCTCCATGGATGTGCGGATCAAGCGTTTTTAGACGTCCATCGAGAATCTCGGGAAAGCCGGTTACCTCAGAGATACCGATCACATTTACGCCTTCTTTTTGCAGCAGGGTAGCCGTGCCACCTGTAGAGATAATTTCTACGCCCAGCTTCTCCAGTTCCTTAGCGAATTCTACGATGCCTGTCTTATCTGATACGCTAATTAATGCTCGTTTTACTTGTACTTCGCTCACCGTTTTCCACTCCTTCACTGTATTTGCAATCTTCCGCTTCAATGTACACTTGTCGTCCGTTCAGCTTTACTTTGCCGTCTGCAATAAGCTGTACCGCTTGCGGCAGCAATCGATGCTCTTGACTGTGGATGCGCCTAGCAAGTGTCTCCTCGTCATCACTGCCATATACAGGAACGGGCTCCTGCATGATGATCGGACCGGTATCCATTCCTTCATCGACAAAATGAATCGTAATCCCTGTAATTTTCACCCCATACCGATACGCTTGCCCTACAGCGTCCTTGCCGGTAAATGCAGGGAGAAGAGACGGATGAAGATTGATCATCCGCCCGCCATATGCTTTAAGCAGCGTCTCGCCGATGAGGCGCATATAGCCCGCGAGCACAATCAACTCGATACCAAGCGCCTCAAGCCGTCCGAGAATTTCCTGTTCAAAGCTTTGTTTGTCCGGGTACTCCTGCGCTCGGAATACGAACGTGGGTACTTCATACTGTGCAGCCCGCTCAAGCACGTATGCACCCGGCTTGTCACAGACAAGAAGCTCCACCTCTACGCCTGTCAGCTCCTGTCTTTCAATGGCTTCCATAATGGCAGCGAAGTTCGATCCGCTCCCGGAAGCAAAAACGGCGACCTTCATGATCGGCTCACCCCATCAATATGCACATCTTGGCTGCCTGCTGTGATGCGGCCGATAATCTGCGCTTGCTCGCCCGCTTCATGCAGCACCCGCAGCGCTTCTTTGGTATCCTTTTCCCGGACGATGGCGATCATTCCAATTCCCATATTAAATGTACGGAACATATCCTGTTTTGCTACGTTTCCTTTTTCTGCGATCAATTCAAATACGGCAGGCACATCCCACGAACCGTACGTGATCTGTGCTGCTGTACCTTCCGGAAGAATACGCGGAATATTATCGTAGAACCCGCCCCCCGTAATATGGACAAGCCCGTTTACATCTACTTTTTCGAGTAACGCTAGGCATGATTTCACATAAATCCGCGTCGGCGTTAACAGCACGTCGCCCAGTCTGCCGCCAAGCTCCGCCACTTCTTCATGCAAAGATAGCCCGGCATCATCTAACAACACTTTACGCACCAATGAGAATCCATTGCTGTGTACACCGCTTGACGCCAACCCAATAATGATATCTCCCTCTGCAATACGCTTTCCATCGATGACTCGTTCAGCGTCTACGACCCCAACACTGAATCCTGCGATGTCATATTCGGCCACATCGTACATACCTGGCATCTCAGCTGTCTCGCCACCGATCAATGCACAGCCGGATTGCTCGCAGCCATCGGCAATTCCTTTAACGATGGCTTCAATACGCTCAGGTACAACCTTGCCGCAGGCCAGATAATCGAGGAAAAACAGCGGCTCTGCCCCTTGTACGACAATATCATTCACACACATCGCAACCGCATCCACACCGATGGTATCATGCTTGTCCATCGCAAAAGCCAATTTGAGCTTAGTACCTACTCCATCCGTGCCTGAGACGAGCACAGGCTTCTTGTACTTGCTTATATCAAGTCCAAACAACGCGCCAAAGCCACCCAGATCCGTTAGTACCTCCGGGCGGAATGTACGCTTTACATGCTTTTTCATTCTCTCTACCGCTTCATTGCCGGCATCGATATCGACACCCGCCTGCTTGTATGCTTCACTCATGCCTTCTCCTCCTATTTGTCCACGCAGTTTTTCGTATCTTCGTAGATTTCTGTCGGATAGCAGCCCGTAAAGCAGGCCAAGCAATGCCCGCGGTTCGGCGCTGTATCATTCCTGCCGATCGCATCGATCATGCCCTGCTCCGATAAGAAGGACAGTGAATCTGCGCCAATATATTCCCGAATTTGTTCAATGGACTTCTCACCTGCGATCAGTTCTTCTCGGCTCGACGTATCGATGCCATAGAAACAAGGATTCTTAACCGGCGGAGAACTGATTCTAACATGTACTTCCTTTGCTCCCGCCTCACGCAGCATACGCACGATTCTGCTGCTTGTCGTCCCACGAACAATCGAATCATCAATCATGACGACCCGCTTACCCTCTACGACCTTGCGAACCGCGCTCAGCTTCATGCGGACACCGCGTGCGCGCATCTCCTGATTCGGCTGAATGAATGTACGACCTACATATCGATTCTTAATCAATCCAAGTTCATAAGGAAGACCTGCCGCTTCCGCATAACCGATGGCAGCCGAAGTGCTCGAATCCGGTACCCCTGTTACTACATCAGCTTCAACGGAAGATTCCCTGAACAGTTGACGCCCCATTTCTTTGCGGGCCAGATGCACATTAATGCCGTCAATATCACTGTCCGGGCGGGCAAAGTAAATGTATTCAAACGAACAGATCGCTCGCTGCGTCTGACCGGCGAAGCGGTCAGAGCGAAGGCCCTGCTCATCAATAATCAGCATCTCACCCGGTTCGATATCGCGGATGTATTCAGCACCAACCGTCTCAAATGCGCATGTCTCTGAAGCGACTACATAGCCTTCCTGCAGGCGTCCTAGAACAAGCGGGCGCAGTCCGTTTGGATCAAGCGCAACAATCATCTGCTTTTCTGTCATGATTAATAGCGCGTATGCTCCCTTAATCATCCGGAGCGATTCGCGTACCGCCTGTTCAATCTCATAGCCGGAACGGGCAATCAAGTGCGCAATGACTTCCGTATCACTTGTCGTCTGGAAGATTGAACCCTGGCGCTCTAGCTGGTGGCGAATTTGATCCGCATTCACTAGATTCCCGTTATGGGCAAGCGCTAAGTTTCCTCCTGTATATTTAAATACGAGCGGCTGGGCGTTCTCTAGTAAGCTGCCACCTGCCGTCGTATAGCGAACGTGTCCAATTGCCATACGGCCATGAATGCGGTTCAGTTGATTATCGTTAAATGCCTCGGTAACAAGCCCCATCCCGCGATGATACGAGAACGTCTCACCGTCAGAGGCACAGATTCCGGCACTTTCCTGTCCTCTGTGCTGTAGGGCATGCAGGCCATAATAAGTTAATTGAGGCGCATCGGGGTGATTAAATACCCCGAATACGCCGCATTCTTCGTTTAATTTATCCCAAAGCTCATCGTGCTCCATCATTGCATCAGACATGCGATTGCACCCCTCCAAGCCGCTTTTGCCTCTGTAAGCGGCATATTGATCAGCTCTCGTCCGTTGACTTTTATTGCAATCTCGTCTGTGCCAACCGTACCGATATTTGCACATAATGTACCGTTTTTCGCTGCGATCTCGCATACTCCCGCGACATGCTCTGGCTTCACACTAAGCAGCACACGTGATTGTGATTCACTGAACAATGCAATATCTGGACGCAGACCGATGTTCCAATTTACCACTGCGCCAAGGCCAGGCTCTGCCGATTCGACGAGCGCTGCGCCAAGGCCGCCTTCCGCTAAGTCATGTGCAGAAGCAACGAATCCTTCACGAATAGCGGTAAGCACCGTCTGTTGCAGATTCTTCTCTACCTCCAGATTCAGTGCAGGCGGACGTCCGCTAACAGAACCATTGATAAGCTTCTGGTACTCGGACCCGCCAAGCTCCGCTCTTGTCTCGCCTAAGAGAAGCAGCACATCTCCTTCATTCTTGAAGGCTTGTGTTGTAATATGATCCACATCCTGCACAAGCCCTACCATGCCCACAACAGGTGTTGGATAGACGGCTTCACCGTTCGTTTCATTGTACAAGCTTACATTGCCGCCAATAACCGGTGTCTCAAGCACACGACACGCTTCGCTCATACCGTCTACCGCTTTTTCAAACTGCCAGAAAATCTCTGGCTTCTCCGGGCTGCCGAAGTTCAGACAATCTGTGACACCAAGCGGTGCAGCACCTGAACATACGACGTTGCGCGCAGCTTCTGCCACAGCGATTGCCCCACCGACCTGCGGATCAAGATACACATAGCGTCCGTTACAATCAATGCTCATTGCCAGCGCTTTGCGTGTGCCGCGAATTGCAATTACAGCCGCATCAGAACCTGGAATAACCGCGGTATTCGTGCGTACCATGTAATCGTATTGGTTGTATACCCACTCTTTGCTTGATACGGTAGGAGCGGCGAGGATGTTTGTCAGCATCTCATTATAATTAACAGGCTCCGGAATATTTAACGTATCGACACTCTCATATTCTTTGTAGTATGCCGGCTCCACCGAAGGCTTATGGTAGATGGGCGCTTCGTCTGCAAGACTGCGCACAGGAACTTCAGCTACCGTTTCATTCTTATGCTTGAGGCGGAGCTTCCCGTCATCGGTTACACGACCGATAATCGCCGAATACAGACCCCATTTCGCAAAAATCCGTTCTACTTCAGCTTCTCGCCCTTCCTTTACAACGATTAGCATACGCTCTTGCGACTCAGACAGCATCATCTCATACGGTGTCATGCCCTGTTCACGCTGCGGCACCAGATCAAGATTCAATTCAATTCCGTTTCCGGCTTTGCTCGCCATCTCAGCACTTGAAGAAGTAAGACCGGCAGCACCCATATCTTGAATACCTACAACCGCATCTGTCTGAAGGAGTTCTAGACACGCTTCAAGCAACAGCTTCTCCATGAACGGGTCGCCCACCTGTACAGCCGGACGCTTCGCTTCCGATTCTTCGCTCAACTCTTCTGAGGCAAACGTCGCCCCGTGGATACCGTCACGCCCAGTCGCAGCACCAACGTACATGACCGGATTTCCGATACCTTCTGCTACACCTTTTTGAATTTGATCGTGATCAATCAGACCGACACACATCGCATTGACAAGCGGATTGCCTTCATAGCAATCGTCGAATACGATCTCGCCGCCAACGGTTGGAATACCCATGCAGTTGCCATATCCGGCAATCCCTGCTACTACATTCTCAAAAAGATACTTCGTACGCGGTGTATCCAATTCACCAAAACGAAGGGAGTTCAAAAGGGCAATAGGACGTGCACCCATCGAGAACACATCACGGATGATCCCGCCGACACCGGTAGCCGCACCCTGATAGGGCTCAATCGCTGACGGATGGTTATGACTCTCCACTTTAAACACAACCGCTTGATTATCTCCAATATCAATAATCCCTGCACCTTCACCCGGTCCTTGAAGAACATGAGGACCCGAGGTTGGGAAACGGCGCAGCACAGGCTTAGAGTTTTTGTAGCTGCAATGCTCCGACCACATTACGCTGAACAGGCCGATCTCCGTATAGTTTGGCTGTCTTCCCAGAATCTCGATGACTTTGCCGTATTCCTCATCTGTAAGACCCATTTCGCGATAGATTTTCTGCTCAGCAATTTGCTGCGGATTAGGCTCCATATGTGACACCGTTTTTCTCCCTCCAGCTCTGTAAAATCGAAGTAAACATACGTTTTCCATCTTCTGAACCAAGCCACTCATGCACAGCACGTTCTGGATGCGGCATCATACCGAGTACATTACCGGCTTCGTTCATAATTCCTGCAATATCATCTACGGACCCGTTCGGATTTTTACCCGCATAGCGGAATACGATCTGGCCCTTCTCCTTCATCTTAGTCAGCGTATCTTCATCGCAATAGTAATTGCCATCACCATGCGCGATCGGAATACGAATGACCTCTCCCTTTTCATAGTGAGACGTAAATGCCGTCTCATTGTTCTCTACACGCAGTTCCGAAATCTCGCAGCGGAACTTCAAGTGTTCATTACGGCGCAGCGCCCCAGGCAGCAGGCGCGCCTCTGTCAATACCTGAAACCCGTTGCACACGCCCATAATCAGCTTGCCTGCCTCTGCTTGCTTGCGAACGGCCGCGAGGATTGGCGCCATGCCAGCCATGGCACCCGGACGCAGGTAGTCCCCATAAGAGAAACCGCCAGGGAGGAGAATGCAATCAAATTCATCGAGGTCTGTCCGGGTATACCATACGTACTCAACCGGCTGTCCCAAACAGTCTTCGACGGCCTTATACATATCAACGTCACAGTTCGAACCGGGAAATACGAGGACTGCACATTTCATCGTTTACGCCTCCACCAATTCGACACGATAGTCTTCGATTACCGTATTGGCAAGCAGCTTCTCGCTCATTTCCTGCAGGCGTTCTTCTGCTGCTTCCTTCGTTGCGGCATCAAGTTCAACTTCCATGTATTTACCGATGCGAACATCCTTAACCTCATCGAACCCTAGCGAGTGAAGCGATCCCTTCACAGCGTTTCCCTGCGGGTCAAGTACAGATTCCTTTAACGTGACATATACAACGGCTTTAAACATGCGTTTCTCCTCCAATGCGTTTTAGAATTTCTTTATAAGCGTCTTCCACATGACCAAGATCACGGCGGAAGCGGTCTTTGTCCATTTTCTCCATCGTATCCGCATCCCAAAAACGGCACGTATCCGGGGAAATCTCGTCTGCTAGAAGAATGCGTCCATCTTCGGTGCGTCCAAACTCCAACTTGAAATCAACAAGCAGGACATTGCGTTCCTTCATATAAGGTACGAGTACATCATTAACTTCAAGCGCAGATGTACGAAGCTGCTCCCGCTCTTCCGCTGTAGCAATACCTAATACATCAATGTGTGAATCGTTAATTAACGGATCGCCCAGCGCATCATCTTTGTAATAAAATTCCACAACTGGTTGCGGGAGAAGGGTTCCTTCCTGCATGCCTAAACGTTTTGCAAGAGAGCCTGCTGCGATATTACGAACTACAACTTCTAACGGAATAATGGTAACTTGCGCAACCAATTGTTCAGTGGAAGACAACTCTTTAATAAAATGATTGTCGATTCCTTTTTCCTTTAACATCCGAAAGAAAATGGAGGTGATCCGGTTATTCAATTCACCTTTGCCCATAATCTGAGCTCGTTTCTCTCCATTAAATGCAGTGGCATCATCTTTATACTGCACCCAGAATACACCCGGCTCATCCGTACGATATATCCGTTTGGCTTTTCCTTCATATAACATCTCTTGCTTTTCCATGATTCTCCCCTTCCCGATCTCCCGTTTTCCGGATATTTTCCAAAATACTTCGAACTTTCCCTCTAGTATAAGGGCTTCATGGCGCTATCACACTTTACGCGCCATGTCCCCTATATTTTTTATAGCCCTATGCGGTCAAAAATCGTATCAACATGCTTTAGGTGCCAACTGTAATCAAAGCAATCCGCAATCTCTTCTGGTGAAAGCATTGCTTTGACCTTCTCATCGGATTCGATCAATTCACGGAACTGCCGCTGTTCTTCCCATGCCTGCATCGCACGCGGCTGTACCGTATCATACGCTTCCTCACGGCTTAAGCCCTTGTCAATCAGCTTGAGCAATACACGCTGCGAATAGATCAGACCAAATGTACGCTCCATATTGCGCTTCATGTTGTCCGGGAATACGGTCAGGTTCTTAATAATGTTGCCGAAACGGTTCAGCATGTAATTAATAAGCTGGGTCGCATCCGGCAGAATCACACGTTCAACGGACGAATGGGAAATGTCGCGCTCATGCCAGAGCGGTACGTTCTCATATGCCGAAATCATATGGCCGCGAAGCACACGGGCCAGCCCAGACATGTTCTCACTGCCAATCGGGTTGCGCTTATGCGGCATGGCAGACGACCCTTTTTGACCTTTGGCAAATGCCTCTTCCACCTCACGCGTCTCGCTCTTCTGCAAACCGCGAACTTCTACGGCAAATTTATCAATCGATGTCGCAATTAAAGCCAGCGTGCTCATATATTCGGCATGACGGTCACGCTGCAGCGTCTGCGTGGAAACAGGTGCCGCCTTGA carries:
- the purN gene encoding phosphoribosylglycinamide formyltransferase; amino-acid sequence: MKVAVFASGSGSNFAAIMEAIERQELTGVEVELLVCDKPGAYVLERAAQYEVPTFVFRAQEYPDKQSFEQEILGRLEALGIELIVLAGYMRLIGETLLKAYGGRMINLHPSLLPAFTGKDAVGQAYRYGVKITGITIHFVDEGMDTGPIIMQEPVPVYGSDDEETLARRIHSQEHRLLPQAVQLIADGKVKLNGRQVYIEAEDCKYSEGVENGERSTSKTSIN
- the purM gene encoding phosphoribosylformylglycinamidine cyclo-ligase is translated as MSEAYKQAGVDIDAGNEAVERMKKHVKRTFRPEVLTDLGGFGALFGLDISKYKKPVLVSGTDGVGTKLKLAFAMDKHDTIGVDAVAMCVNDIVVQGAEPLFFLDYLACGKVVPERIEAIVKGIADGCEQSGCALIGGETAEMPGMYDVAEYDIAGFSVGVVDAERVIDGKRIAEGDIIIGLASSGVHSNGFSLVRKVLLDDAGLSLHEEVAELGGRLGDVLLTPTRIYVKSCLALLEKVDVNGLVHITGGGFYDNIPRILPEGTAAQITYGSWDVPAVFELIAEKGNVAKQDMFRTFNMGIGMIAIVREKDTKEALRVLHEAGEQAQIIGRITAGSQDVHIDGVSRS
- the purF gene encoding amidophosphoribosyltransferase — translated: MSDAMMEHDELWDKLNEECGVFGVFNHPDAPQLTYYGLHALQHRGQESAGICASDGETFSYHRGMGLVTEAFNDNQLNRIHGRMAIGHVRYTTAGGSLLENAQPLVFKYTGGNLALAHNGNLVNADQIRHQLERQGSIFQTTSDTEVIAHLIARSGYEIEQAVRESLRMIKGAYALLIMTEKQMIVALDPNGLRPLVLGRLQEGYVVASETCAFETVGAEYIRDIEPGEMLIIDEQGLRSDRFAGQTQRAICSFEYIYFARPDSDIDGINVHLARKEMGRQLFRESSVEADVVTGVPDSSTSAAIGYAEAAGLPYELGLIKNRYVGRTFIQPNQEMRARGVRMKLSAVRKVVEGKRVVMIDDSIVRGTTSSRIVRMLREAGAKEVHVRISSPPVKNPCFYGIDTSSREELIAGEKSIEQIREYIGADSLSFLSEQGMIDAIGRNDTAPNRGHCLACFTGCYPTEIYEDTKNCVDK
- the purL gene encoding phosphoribosylformylglycinamidine synthase subunit PurL translates to MEPNPQQIAEQKIYREMGLTDEEYGKVIEILGRQPNYTEIGLFSVMWSEHCSYKNSKPVLRRFPTSGPHVLQGPGEGAGIIDIGDNQAVVFKVESHNHPSAIEPYQGAATGVGGIIRDVFSMGARPIALLNSLRFGELDTPRTKYLFENVVAGIAGYGNCMGIPTVGGEIVFDDCYEGNPLVNAMCVGLIDHDQIQKGVAEGIGNPVMYVGAATGRDGIHGATFASEELSEESEAKRPAVQVGDPFMEKLLLEACLELLQTDAVVGIQDMGAAGLTSSSAEMASKAGNGIELNLDLVPQREQGMTPYEMMLSESQERMLIVVKEGREAEVERIFAKWGLYSAIIGRVTDDGKLRLKHKNETVAEVPVRSLADEAPIYHKPSVEPAYYKEYESVDTLNIPEPVNYNEMLTNILAAPTVSSKEWVYNQYDYMVRTNTAVIPGSDAAVIAIRGTRKALAMSIDCNGRYVYLDPQVGGAIAVAEAARNVVCSGAAPLGVTDCLNFGSPEKPEIFWQFEKAVDGMSEACRVLETPVIGGNVSLYNETNGEAVYPTPVVGMVGLVQDVDHITTQAFKNEGDVLLLLGETRAELGGSEYQKLINGSVSGRPPALNLEVEKNLQQTVLTAIREGFVASAHDLAEGGLGAALVESAEPGLGAVVNWNIGLRPDIALFSESQSRVLLSVKPEHVAGVCEIAAKNGTLCANIGTVGTDEIAIKVNGRELINMPLTEAKAAWRGAIACLMQ
- the purQ gene encoding phosphoribosylformylglycinamidine synthase subunit PurQ; the encoded protein is MKCAVLVFPGSNCDVDMYKAVEDCLGQPVEYVWYTRTDLDEFDCILLPGGFSYGDYLRPGAMAGMAPILAAVRKQAEAGKLIMGVCNGFQVLTEARLLPGALRRNEHLKFRCEISELRVENNETAFTSHYEKGEVIRIPIAHGDGNYYCDEDTLTKMKEKGQIVFRYAGKNPNGSVDDIAGIMNEAGNVLGMMPHPERAVHEWLGSEDGKRMFTSILQSWREKNGVTYGA
- the purS gene encoding phosphoribosylformylglycinamidine synthase subunit PurS; its protein translation is MFKAVVYVTLKESVLDPQGNAVKGSLHSLGFDEVKDVRIGKYMEVELDAATKEAAEERLQEMSEKLLANTVIEDYRVELVEA
- the purC gene encoding phosphoribosylaminoimidazolesuccinocarboxamide synthase gives rise to the protein MEKQEMLYEGKAKRIYRTDEPGVFWVQYKDDATAFNGEKRAQIMGKGELNNRITSIFFRMLKEKGIDNHFIKELSSTEQLVAQVTIIPLEVVVRNIAAGSLAKRLGMQEGTLLPQPVVEFYYKDDALGDPLINDSHIDVLGIATAEEREQLRTSALEVNDVLVPYMKERNVLLVDFKLEFGRTEDGRILLADEISPDTCRFWDADTMEKMDKDRFRRDLGHVEDAYKEILKRIGGETHV
- the purB gene encoding adenylosuccinate lyase, which gives rise to MIPRYTRPEMAAIWTEENKFKAWLEVEILACEAWAELGVIPKEDVEKLWKNASFNVDRIYEIEQETRHDVVAFTRAVSETIEGDEKKWIHYGLTSTDVVDTALSYLLLQANEIIEQDLMRFVDILKEKAQEHKYTVMMGRTHGVHAEPTTFGLKLALWYEEMKRNLERFRRAKETIAYGKISGAVGTYANIDPFVEEYVCTKLGLKAAPVSTQTLQRDRHAEYMSTLALIATSIDKFAVEVRGLQKSETREVEEAFAKGQKGSSAMPHKRNPIGSENMSGLARVLRGHMISAYENVPLWHERDISHSSVERVILPDATQLINYMLNRFGNIIKNLTVFPDNMKRNMERTFGLIYSQRVLLKLIDKGLSREEAYDTVQPRAMQAWEEQRQFRELIESDEKVKAMLSPEEIADCFDYSWHLKHVDTIFDRIGL